Within Cucumis melo cultivar AY chromosome 4, USDA_Cmelo_AY_1.0, whole genome shotgun sequence, the genomic segment GTTTAATGATTCTAATCTATGAGTAAGTTCCAGAATCTGAGCTCTTAAAACAGAGTTCTCTGCTTCAATGTTGAGAAACAATTGAGTAGTGAGATTAATTCTTGAAATCATTTGATTTTTGTTATCTCTGAGCTGACTTACTTGTGCCATTAATCCATCCAAGTGTTGCTGTTTTCGCATCCTGGATCTCCTCGCCGATTCTCTATTAGATTGCattcgttttctttttctttgatccATCAGTTGCTTCAACTCTGCTTCAGAACCAGAGCTTTGGTTCTGAACCACAATCTGTTCACATAATGAACCTGAAGAATTCCCACTAGAGCAATCCATAATCGtaaaacaagaacaaaaactatatatttatatatataaatatatatattatacaaagaAAGAGATTTCTGTATTTACAGTTGATGAGAAAACCCCAGAAGCTAAATTTGAAGGGATTTTGAGTTTATATATAGAGATATATAtatgtagagagagagagagacggagagaggaagaagatggaATTAAAGATGATATAgtagaaagggaaaaaaaaggaTGTTCATGAGAAGACGTAAAACCAATGGAGGAAGAGGACGGAGAAAGATTGGAGTAAATGGGTACGGCGGCGGAGAGAAGAGGAAATGATGAAACCGGAACGGAGGATTTCACTGAGAACCGGAGACATCAATGTCAAGGGTTAAGGAAGAAGAGGTTTCCAGCATCTATATGTATTAAGTAATTAATGGAAGTGTTGGGGGATGGGGGATGGGGGAGAAGGGGAGAAGGGGAGAAGGGGAAGGGAATTTTGAAAGTGGAGAAGAGGCaatatatagaaaaagaaaaggggtgaaaaaagaaagaaaaggaaaaatgaagggtggaaaagaaaagaaaagaaaagaaaagaagaattgGAATGGGAATCAATGGGGAGGGCGGTGACTGATGGATCATTCACAACCCTTCAATTCCACCTCCGGAGCACTACATCGTAGATTTTAGATTGGAGAGTAGAGATGCCATCAAATTCCTACTTCTAATTAACTACTATATGCTATTACTATATCTCATATtatctttttataaataattttttatgcctttataataataataaaaataatttgtgTGGACAAAATGTTATGTCAATTATCAATGTCAACTTAACTTAGATTAAGAGATAACCCACGtaacttttcattttctttataaaacTTGAGATACTTATTATCTACTACCTCTTGTCATGGAACATAATAGGTTTAAAAGTTTAACTTTGTCCATTTTAGACCATTTTAGAGCTAGTAATGTTGGGTAAAAGGAAATATGTAATTTCTATTGTTGAAAATGGAGGGAGAAGTAATCGGATATTTTCATAGATGCCAATGGAGAGGAGAAAAGGAAGGTTGAGAAAGAAGAAATGGtaggagaaagagagagagttgGTTGATGGAAAGAGATGAGAGaaaatatgttttttaattaaaaaatgttctactataaattttaaaattattttaaatacaaACAAGATCTTTTAGACctattttgttaattaaaacTTTAAGACCAAATGCACAtattcctaaaaaaaaaaaagaaaaaaggactAAAAACATATTTTCTTTGGATAGATATCGTATTttgtcatttattattttataaaagaaaattggacttgaatttatttaagatttgaatttaactttttctaaaaagctaaaaaagaataaggaaaacaaaaatcctttatttgctttttcctttttttctcaaACGAGTTCCTCCACAAACTCATCTAATTTTCTCTCCCACGATAATTTTTCCGTTTCCCTCATTCTCACTCTCCTCACCTTTCTTCTGAACGCGATCCTTTGCATTCTCCCCACACTAAAAAACGACCAATCCATTATCTTAAAAAAAGATCACGAGGGGAATAGGTTAGAGATTTTTTTAGACTATTTATTGATATTGTTAAATGACAGAGTTTGTTATGGGTATTTATTTCACAACatgtattattttattattttacaacgtatattatttcattatatgtatttctcatatttcattatttttatattattattttatttattttccaattttcataattgtaaaatgtatgaaaaaattcatttgttctttttttttctccaattttaTATGAATATAAAAATCTGAATGGAAAAGAAGTAAggtttatttattgtttttgtcatttaaattccataaatacatgaaatttttcGTTTCGAAAATTAATTAATactctaaaaaaatataacaactctatattttaaaatgtaacTGGGTAGTGTTTTTTATGAATTTATTAATTCTTAGATATGAGTTAGATACATAAAACTTATTAAACATATGATGGACATTATTCTTGAGGTGAATAAAAAATCATCttaattttgaaacaaaaaaaaaaaaatcctaatgACTCTCATGCCACCCATGATACTTTTTTTTCATAGATATGAATTGAGAACCATGagacattaaaaaaaaacaaataaaaactttgttttgtaaACCTCTCTAATTTAGCTTAAAAGATAATTTTTGGTAACTATTTTTATGAGTATTGTAGAGTGCTAATACCTTCTTTAGACACAATTAACTCCCGaacataaatttgaatttacataaatcaatgttttattttgtgaccaatcacacctCAATATGACTGATGACGACTCTgaaactattttatttattaagattAAATAATCAAGAACGTCGATCGCTCTGTCACAATCACTATGTATCTTATATATTTTGCTAGAAGATTTTTCTTTATCGGTTGGAGTGCTATAAGAGTAGATTTTCTTAATTACTTGTTTCTTCCCATTCTTGCAAATATTTTTAATGTTAAGCCACACATACTGTGGGTCTTTGTTTATTTGTTGGGATATATACATAGTCCtctttttgaaagaaaaatgtttgtttttagAGTTTTAAAGATGGTTTGAACCTCAACTTTTTGCACAACATTAGTGAATCTCATGTACTATGCTGTTGAGAGTGTCTAGTAATCAACTAGAAGGGTTGATTGTTTATGAGTATAGTAATTAATCTTCGAGAACTTAGGATGAGTAGTTGGTGTTTGTATGTGGAAGTAAAAAGAACTTCAAATTTAGAGGAAGCATAAACCGTAAATTTCAAGAATAAGCTCCATGTGAGTAGTTTATCATCTAACTTAACTAACTATTTTAAGTTTAACTCTTTCTTGCCTAATAAAATTTCTTTCCATTACCACTCTATGTTATTTATCCTTAACTCTCACTATTTGATATCAAGAAGTTTTTTTATTTGTAGGAAGACATGATCAGTCTAAACGCTATGAAATTGATAGTATGCTACTGTCCTCCCAAATTGTCAAccaattttatattaaaaaagaaaaaacacaacgGATTTTATTTAGTTGGTTTGATGTAAGTcattataatttttcatttgtttAAATCAAACCATGGTCTAATGACCAACGTTTAAAAATTATATCGGCTTCATGAGTTTTTGCTTTTTGTTACacgaaccgtaaatattttaaatttcgttacatttatgaaaattagtatATTGAGAATAATAGTTTTTCAGAATTAATATTTGAAGTAAATTTATCGGAcgaaaaagttaaatttattGGACGGAAAAGTTCACTTTTACTAACAAAGTTCGTCTCAAAGTTGTATATTTGGGAATTCTGAATTTTTAAACTCAACATTTTAGATTACaatatttagaaattttttcttttttatctattttctagCTTTAAGATCCTTATGTTAACTCTTCGTTAGATCAGGTTTGTTGGACAATTTTATTCTACTGTTTTCAAGATGACATGGTCAAAATATcgtaaaaagaaatataaacaaTAATAGATGCAACATAATTTTTATGCTATCCAATTCTTTACcacacaaaaaaattaaataaaacaattatgtaaaagaaaacaagaatgtCACGCCATATTTTATTTGACTATATTTAGAATAATGGGTGCATCCAGTAGCCCAAAATTTTCTCAAAAACATATGTTAAACACCTATCATATATAGCATAGCGCGATCAACTTATTTACGATTACAACAAAATAAAAGAGGTTATTTTTCCACTAGCTTCCTCTCATCATTTCTTCTTTCATCCATATCCATGACCATCCTCGCCGTTTGCCACCTTATTCTCTTCTCTCAACCTTTCTTCTATAAATAacttaatcttttttttttcaaaaaataaaaaaatagtacAGTTAGTTCAAAAGTAATTAATATAATCTTTTTCGATTCCATCCCTGCTATTCTTTTACTTACAAGGAAAATTAAAGGTGTGTTAGTtggtttaaaaaaatttaaatctttaaaaaattagatttaatattatattatataacacttctcttctttttataattaaaaaatatttaataaaataaatgaaaaatcaatagagatcattataaatatattaatcaaTACCAAAGTATAGTAAATACCGTAAAATGCAATAGACTTTCTAAATATAGCTAAATTTAcaactatattattaataagAGTAGAGTTagttaattttttagaaaatgcTATTATTACACTCCATTATTGACACTAAAACTGTTGTTCATGACAATTAAACAAATGAAAaacgaaataaaaaaaaaaaaaaaaccttatataccaaataaattcaaaaagaaaagaaaaaaagaacaaaaacgaCATGTGATTGATAAATTTGGTAGCACAATAAAAATTGTAATTTGTTATTTGATAAtatgataaaaaagaaaaaaatcaataaatatcCCTTCTCTGCTGTCGCTTCTTATAACTCTCATTTTCTTGCCCCCGTTTCGGTTTTCACCGACACCCAGAAGCCCAAAGCCTTTACACGGGAGGCTGACTACACCTTAGTTGCCAAGGCGACACGTTGCACCTCAAAAAGCTGAACCACTTAAAAATTCTAATGCTATTATTTTGACTACGGTTTATAATAAAGGGCAATATCGTCTTTTGCTAGTCCTACTCCACCTCACCCAATCACCTTCCCCAACTTCTATTTTAGGCTTCTTTCTCAATTTCATCAAAATTTACATCAACTACATCTCAAATTCATCCAAATCTACATCAACTACATCTTCCCACCAATCAAAAATCTTTGATACCTGAAAATAATATCCATACAAAGATTTACATTTCCAACAAAACTTAATacacttattttttttattaattaaaaattggaATTTTACTTCTACGTGcttattaaaagttaatttgaaatttaaagttataatgtttttgttttacAAATTTATAATCTGAGTCATGTGTTTTGTCAATTTACTTGCTACATTAAAAAATTTAGAACTTACTATAATTAATTCATAAGAAGGCATAATTAGAAATTTAGGAGAGACACATAATATTTCTAATCAAAAGGCCATACAGCTCATAAAAGTAAATGATATCCGTACGCAAAGCATTTTCTTGACGTCTTTGGATTATATGTGCTTTACCCCAAGgatgtttaaaaaagaaaaagaagcaaaaTAAGTAATAATGGTAAAGaggaattaattaattatctgATGGGCAGCTTAAAATGGGATAAAATATAATCAAAGTGGaggaaattaaataaaaaaggtGGTGGTGTAAAATGGCTGCTTTTTGGGAATTGGTGCAGTTAAACTAAAGTTTATTTAAAGCCCAAGATTCAATTAGCGGTGTGGGCATGCAACATCATAACGTTGGAACCTTTCAAAGACTTTATACAAACACCATCACAATGTCTTTGGGACAAGGTTGACATCTTTCATGCCTTTTCATTTCGATTCAATACctaattctttttaatttatttctccatcttttttattattttatttcctcCTCACTTCCAACATTAGcaaccatctctctctctctctctttttttttctttttctgtaaACAATCCTTCAATAGCTTTAACACGTTAATATTGTTTAATTGACATATAGTATGTATTAACAGTAAAAAAAGTTAATCTTAAACACATATGCTTTAAGAGAGACTAGAAGGTAAAAACCCAGGAATTaattagttctttttttttaaaaaaagaaaaattcaagaCAACAAAAGTTAAAGTTTCTTTTCTGTGTTTAAATCTGGGGCGGACAtgctaattttattttaattgatggctgataatatttgttctacttttttaatcttgaaagttagtataaaaataaaaattatatattttagtcCAAAACCCAATGCATCTAATCAGATATTTTAAGATAGATGATGCGATAGGTCATATTGTTGAGTATCAAAATGGatcgttttcttttttaattattagaTATTGAAggagtaaaagaaagaggtttcctaaaataaataaataataagaaaagagAGATCAATTAGGCTGAAATAGGTTTATATActcaatatttaaaaaaaaaaagaaaagagattaaTAGCTAATAACTTTAGACAGTGTTTGAGAACAAGAGTACGAtatttaaaagtttgaaaaagaattaaaatagaCTATTCAATATTGTAGGAAGGTAAAATCTAATGAGTAATACCAAGTTAgtatatatttatttcttttttaaaaaaagaatttttttcaCACGACAAGTTATAATTTGATATTTAAGTTGTATTCTTTgccaaatattttttttaattaaaatatttaattataattttttttttaatcatgaAAGTTCCAACTAGGGATATCCTCCAATATCCTTCATTACACCGAAGAAAAGCCTAAAAAGATGAAAGGGGGAAAAAGGATTGCAATATCTTTCACCATTAATTTATCAACTTgcattccccccccccccccccccccccccacatcAAACTTTTGTCTTCTTTGGGTACCTCTTAGCAACACATGGGTCCTTAGCTTAAAGTTTGTTAGACAATAAACAAGTACTATACTCTCTCTTATTGATCTATTTTTTGACATACAAAGAGAGATATTAAAATGAGTAAGTGTTGATAGTGGGATGTGTGGATGAACAGGATTGTTGCATTAAAATCTATCTCTAaaaggtaaaagaaaaaaaaccatatatatcttttcttgaTTTAGATACAATTCAAGCGACccatataaaaaataaataaataaagggtttttatttttttacaaatttcCACATACATTTAATATAGGTTTCCAAAAAACACAAAGTTTTGCTCAATTATTTCAACGGGATAGTGAAAGTTTAGATGGTGGTTgcaagtttttttcttttttggtttttgaataCTTTGAAAGAGTGTAAAAACAATCCCAAAAAAGAGTAGTATTCCCCACTATCTAAAATAAGCATATGAGGGTTAAGAAATATGCATTTTTTgtataaaaagataaaaagatagTGCAAGAGGACAAGGCAAAGGGACAGAGGCATTAAAAGTTATTTCTCATCTTGGGGCACTGAGGCAAGCCAACCTTAATGAGTCTCTAGTGCCCTAAAGAAACTGGACAAATCTCCATAGGATAACCCACTCTTTCCTCTTTATAAAAGTTTGGTATTTGCTAGCTTTATAAGAGCTAACCTAGCCCACTTGATACCAACTTCAAATACCTTTTACTTATAATAAggtcttttctttttgttggatAATGTGTGTCTGGAGAACTTGACTTCAAATTAAATGAACTCAGATATCTAACTCATTATTCATCCAATAATATTTCTAATCTAAAAAGATTAGAATAAACCCTAGATCCATTTCTTTGTAAATATATCATTACATATTACATAATTCGTTTTTTTCGTAATACAATTATGTTGTTTTAACTTTAGCAAAAATGTTTTTTCCTCTTCCCTTGATCTCTATTTTTGTCACTTTCCGTATGTGTAATCAATCTATCCTCCAAATTATAAACTCGTTGCTTTCACAGAAAGATTACCTTGTTTTCCATTGCAATGAGTATATGAGTTTTTTATTTACTCATTGAATTTGAATGACACAATATTGAATATGAAAGACGAGTGATTTTTAGATATCTCGTTCACACTATTGCTAAATAATGAAAGAGACAAAAAGATAGGCAGGGGAGGAATTCAATGTGATAAAAGCTTAGCATAAAAGTATAAGGCAACCAGTGTATAACAAAACTATACAATAGATATCTATGGTAAAAGAGAAGGCTAACtctaataaagaaaaaaaaaaagaaacttttagAAAGTAAAAAAACAAAGTTACAAAATCCTATAATTTTCTTCAAATATAAAACAAGAGAACAACCAAAAacgtttttgtttttctttgaaaaaatagaaaacaagcACTGAGAAatgaaaaagggggaaaaatcGAAGGAGAGATAACAATGACCGTTTACTACTAAAAagtaatttgaaaaaaaatggaaaaaattcaCTTTTAGtgaaaaatcttaaatttaatttttatttgctCTTTGAACTGTAAAATGTTATATTTTGAACTTTCCATTTTGAAATAGTTATGATTTCGAAAatgataaattaattttaataacgATATAGACTATTAGTGGAAAATTATTTAATAGATATTAATATCAATAACT encodes:
- the LOC103503913 gene encoding bZIP transcription factor 11-like, which produces MDCSSGNSSGSLCEQIVVQNQSSGSEAELKQLMDQRKRKRMQSNRESARRSRMRKQQHLDGLMAQVSQLRDNKNQMISRINLTTQLFLNIEAENSVLRAQILELTHRLESLNQILSHINNNDDDEQQQRQQQHNNNFLQDFCDNFDEFDLNPLFINSLFFTPQQQQPPIMASAHHHLLHY